A single region of the Aptenodytes patagonicus chromosome 7, bAptPat1.pri.cur, whole genome shotgun sequence genome encodes:
- the LOC143162974 gene encoding inositol 1,4,5-trisphosphate receptor-interacting protein-like 1, translating to MALVILFALSALGIIQTPLEVGDELAAAVRQHVQQRVEQLTQELARMLEEMEQSPQELSGAVRGALLFAALQQQHFWAFAGGLVLLFWLCWWLWKRSREPGSSSKHGSSRSLEDEEEEEEEPLYTDRFLDEYTSWPLPNRQRTCAVVEKLVNDLLGVCRILSGNDFMPRLQPAVGVGGFLEGWNACGEDLVCRLLVPLKPPPGHSFHLELGTEGEMLVRSSRLRVELECTCTGERRLGGTLCFLHHPEDELMSSQEASLLQTLCTGSYLNVQKTTFWLQELMTAACVAAPLMTRGKVTVLPSTRFCKLKLTNAFERPLSIELILAVQQGNSDTLVSME from the exons atggctctgGTGATACTGTTCGCCTTGAGTGCGCTGGGCATCATCCAGACGCCACTGGAGGTCGGAGATGAGCTGGCTGCGGCTGTGCGCCAGCACGTGCAGCAGCGTgtggagcagctgacccaggagttGGCTCGGATGCTtgaagagatggagcagagcccccaggagctgagcggggcggtcaggggagccctgctctttgctgccttgcagcagcagcacttctgggcttttgctggaggcttggtcctgctcttttggctctgctggtggctctggaagaggagccgtgagccaggaagcagcagcaagcatggcagctccagaagcctggaggacg aggaggaggaggaggaagagccattatATACGGACAGGTTTCTGGACGAGTACACATCGTGGCCACTGCCGAACAGGCAAAGAACATGtgcagtggtggaaaagctgGTGAACGACCTTCTCGGGGTCTGCCGAATCCTCTCCGGCAACGACTTCATGccgcggctgcagccagctgtcggggtgggcggcttcctagaaggctggaatgcctgtggagaagaccttgtctgtcgcctgcttgtgcccctgaagccaccccccgggcactcctTCCACCTCGAGCTGGGCACcgaaggggagatgctggtgaggaGCTCTCGCCTGcgtgtggagctggagtgcacgtgcacaggggagcggcggctggggggcacgctctgcttcctccaccaccctgagGACGAGCTGATGAGCAGTCAGGAAGCCAGCCTCCTACAAACCCTCTGCACCGGCTCGTACCTCAACGTgcagaaaaccaccttctggCTCCAGGAGCTGATGACAGCAGCCTGCGTTGCTGCGCCTCTGATGACCAGGGGCAAGGTAACGGTGCTGCCCTCCACACGCTTCTGCAAGCTCAAGCTAACCAACGCCTTCGAGAGACCCCTCTCCATTGAGCTGATCTTGGCGGTGCAGCAAGGCAACTCGGACACGCTCGTGAGCATGGAGTAG
- the LOC143162971 gene encoding inositol 1,4,5-trisphosphate receptor-interacting protein-like 1 has protein sequence MALVILFALSALGIIQTPLEVGDELAAAVRQHVQQRVEQLTQELARMLEEMEQSPQELSGAVRGALLFAALQQQHFWAFAGGLVLLFWLCWWLWKRSREPGSSSKHGSSRSLEDEEEEEEEPLYTDRFLDEYTSWPLPNRQRTCAVVEKLVNDLLGVCRILSGNDFMPRLQPAVGVGGFLEGWNACGEDLVCRLLVPLKPPPGHSFHLELGTEGEMLVRSSRLRVELECTCTGERRLGDTLCFLHHPEDELMSSQEASLLQTLCTGSYLNVQKTTFWLQELMTAACVAAPLMTRGKVTVLPSTRFCKLKLTNAFERPLSIELILAVQQGNSDTLVSME, from the exons atggctctgGTGATACTGTTCGCCTTGAGTGCGCTGGGCATCATCCAGACGCCACTGGAGGTCGGAGATGAGCTGGCTGCGGCTGTGCGCCAGCACGTGCAGCAGCGTgtggagcagctgacccaggagttGGCTCGGATGCTtgaagagatggagcagagcccccaggagctgagcggggcggtcaggggagccctgctctttgctgccttgcagcagcagcacttctgggcttttgctggaggcttggtcctgctcttttggctctgctggtggctctggaagaggagccgtgagccaggaagcagcagcaagcatggcagctccagaagcctggaggacg aggaggaggaggaggaagagccattatATACGGACAGGTTTCTGGACGAGTACACATCGTGGCCACTGCCGAACAGGCAAAGAACATGtgcagtggtggaaaagctgGTGAACGACCTTCTCGGGGTCTGCCGAATCCTCTCCGGCAACGACTTCATGccgcggctgcagccagctgtcggggtgggcggcttcctagaaggctggaatgcctgtggagaagaccttgtctgtcgcctgcttgtgcccctgaagccaccccccgggcactcctTCCACCTCGAGCTGGGCACcgaaggggagatgctggtgaggaGCTCCCGCCTGcgtgtggagctggagtgcacgtgcacaggggagcggcggctgggggacacgctctgcttcctccaccaccctgagGACGAGCTGATGAGCAGTCAGGAAGCCAGCCTCCTACAAACCCTCTGCACCGGCTCGTACCTCAACGTgcagaaaaccaccttctggCTCCAGGAGCTGATGACAGCAGCCTGCGTTGCTGCGCCTCTGATGACCAGGGGCAAGGTAACGGTGCTGCCCTCCACACGCTTCTGCAAGCTCAAGCTAACCAACGCCTTTGAGAGACCCCTCTCCATCGAGCTGATCTTGGCGGTGCAGCAAGGCAACTCGGACACGCTCGTGAGCATGGAGTAG
- the LOC143162968 gene encoding inositol 1,4,5-trisphosphate receptor-interacting protein-like 1, which yields MALVILFALSALGIIQTPLEVGDELAAAVRQHVQQRVEQLTQELARMLEEMEQSPQELSGAVRGALLFAALQQQHFWAFAGGLVLLFWLCWWLWKRSREPGSSSKHGSSRSLEDEEEEEEEEEEEEEEEDTDRFLDEYTSWPLPNRQRTCAVVEKLVNDLLGVCRILSGNDFMPRLQPAVGVGGFLEGWNACGEDLVCRLLVPLKPPPGHSFHLELGTEGEMLVRSSRLRVELECTCTGERRLGDTLCFLHHPEDELMSSQEASLLQTLCTGSYLNVQKTTFWLQELMTAACVAAPLMTRGKVTVLPSTRFCKLKLTNAFERPLSIELILAVQQGNSDTLVSME from the exons atggctctgGTGATACTGTTCGCCTTGAGTGCGCTGGGCATCATCCAGACGCCACTGGAGGTCGGAGATGAGCTGGCTGCGGCTGTGCGCCAGCACGTGCAGCAGCGTgtggagcagctgacccaggagttGGCTCGGATGCTtgaagagatggagcagagcccccaggagctgagcggggcggtcaggggagccctgctctttgctgccttgcagcagcagcacttctgggcttttgctggaggcttggtcctgctcttttggctctgctggtggctctggaagaggagccgtgagccaggaagcagcagcaagcatggcagctccagaagcctggaggacgaggaggaggaggaggaggaggaggaggaggaggaggaggaggagg ATACGGACAGGTTTCTGGACGAGTACACATCGTGGCCACTGCCGAACAGGCAAAGAACATGtgcagtggtggaaaagctgGTGAACGACCTTCTCGGGGTCTGCCGAATCCTCTCCGGCAACGACTTCATGccgcggctgcagccagctgtcggggtgggcggcttcctagaaggctggaatgcctgtggagaagaccttgtctgtcgcctgcttgtgcccctgaagccaccccccgggcactcctTCCACCTCGAGCTGGGCACcgaaggggagatgctggtgaggaGCTCCCGCCTGcgtgtggagctggagtgcacgtgcacaggggagcggcggctgggggacacgctctgcttcctccaccaccctgagGACGAGCTGATGAGCAGTCAGGAAGCCAGCCTCCTACAAACCCTCTGCACCGGCTCGTACCTCAACGTgcagaaaaccaccttctggCTCCAGGAGCTGATGACAGCAGCCTGCGTTGCTGCGCCTCTGATGACCAGGGGCAAGGTAACGGTGCTGCCCTCCACACGCTTCTGCAAGCTCAAGCTAACCAACGCCTTCGAGAGACCCCTCTCCATTGAGCTGATCTTGGCGGTGCAGCAAGGCAACTCGGACACGCTCGTGAGCATGGAGTAG
- the LOC143162969 gene encoding inositol 1,4,5-trisphosphate receptor-interacting protein-like 1, which produces MALVILFALSALGIIQTPLEVGDELAAAVRQHVQQRVEQLTQELARMLEEMEQSPQELSGAVRGALLFAALQQQHFWAFAGGLVLLFWLCWWLWKRSREPGSSSKHGSSRSLEDEEEEEEEEEEEEEEEEEEEKDTDRFLDEYTSWPLPNRQRTCAVVEKLVNDLLGVCRILSGNDFMPRLQPAVGVGGFLEGWNACGEDLVCRLLVPLKPPPGHSFHLELGTEGEMLVRSSRLRVELECTCTGERRLGDTLCFLHHPEDELMSSQEASLLQTLCTGSYLNVQKTTFWLQELMTAACVAAPLMTRGKVTVLPSTRFCKLKLTNAFERPLSIELILAVQQGNSDTLVSME; this is translated from the exons atggctctgGTGATACTGTTCGCCTTGAGTGCGCTGGGCATCATCCAGACGCCACTGGAGGTCGGAGATGAGCTGGCTGCGGCTGTGCGCCAGCACGTGCAGCAGCGTgtggagcagctgacccaggagttGGCTCGGATGCTtgaagagatggagcagagcccccaggagctgagcggggcggtcaggggagccctgctctttgctgccttgcagcagcagcacttctgggcttttgctggaggcttggtcctgctcttttggctctgctggtggctctggaagaggagccgtgagccaggaagcagcagcaagcatggcagctccagaagcctggaggacgaggaggaggaggaggaggaggaggaggaggaggaggaggaggaggaggaggaggagaagg ATACGGACAGGTTTCTGGACGAGTACACATCGTGGCCACTGCCGAACAGGCAAAGAACATGtgcagtggtggaaaagctgGTGAACGACCTTCTCGGGGTCTGCCGAATCCTCTCCGGCAACGACTTCATGccgcggctgcagccagctgtcggggtgggcggcttcctagaaggctggaatgcctgtggagaagaccttgtctgtcgcctgcttgtgcccctgaagccaccccccgggcactcctTCCACCTCGAGCTGGGCACcgaaggggagatgctggtgaggaGCTCCCGCCTGcgtgtggagctggagtgcacgtgcacaggggagcggcggctgggggacacgctctgcttcctccaccaccctgagGACGAGCTGATGAGCAGTCAGGAAGCCAGCCTCCTACAAACCCTCTGCACCGGCTCGTACCTCAACGTgcagaaaaccaccttctggCTCCAGGAGCTGATGACAGCAGCCTGCGTTGCTGCGCCTCTGATGACCAGGGGCAAGGTAACGGTGCTGCCCTCCACACGCTTCTGCAAGCTCAAGCTAACCAACGCCTTCGAGAGACCCCTCTCCATCGAGCTGATCTTGGCGGTGCAGCAAGGCAACTCGGACACGCTCGTGAGCATGGAGTAG
- the LOC143162972 gene encoding inositol 1,4,5-trisphosphate receptor-interacting protein-like 1: protein MALVILFALSVLGIIQTPLEVGDELAAAVRQHVQQRVEQLTQELARMLEEMEQSPQELSGAVRGALLFAALQQQHFWAFAGGLVLLFWLCWWLWKRSREPGSSSKHGSSRSLEDEEEEEEEEEEEEEEEEEDTDRFLDEYTSWPLPNRQRTCAVVEKLVNDLLGVCRILSGNDFMPRLQPAVGVGGFLEGWNACGEDLVCRLLVPLKPPPGHSFHLELGTEGEMLVRSSRLRVELECTCTGERRLGDTLCFLHHPEDELMSSQEASLLQTLCTGSYLNVQKTTFWLQELMTAACVAAPLMTRGKVTVLPSTRFCKLKLTNAFERPLSIELILAVQQGNSDTLVSME, encoded by the exons atggctctgGTGATACTGTTCGCCTTGAGTGTGCTGGGCATCATCCAGACGCCACTGGAGGTCGGAGATGAGCTGGCTGCGGCTGTGCGCCAGCACGTGCAGCAGCGTgtggagcagctgacccaggagttGGCTCGGATGCTtgaagagatggagcagagcccccaggagctgagcggggcggtcaggggagccctgctctttgctgccttgcagcagcagcacttctgggcttttgctggaggcttggtcctgctcttttggctctgctggtggctctggaagaggagccgtgagccaggaagcagcagcaagcatggcagctccagaagcctggaggacgaggaggaggaggaggaggaggaggaggaggaggaggaggaggaggaggagg ATACGGACAGGTTTCTGGACGAGTACACATCGTGGCCACTGCCGAACAGGCAAAGAACATGtgcagtggtggaaaagctgGTGAACGACCTTCTCGGGGTCTGCCGAATCCTCTCCGGCAACGACTTCATGccgcggctgcagccagctgtcggggtgggcggcttcctagaaggctggaatgcctgtggagaagaccttgtctgtcgcctgcttgtgcccctgaagccaccccccgggcactcctTCCACCTCGAGCTGGGCACcgaaggggagatgctggtgaggaGCTCCCGCCTGcgtgtggagctggagtgcacgtgcacaggggagcggcggctgggggacacgctctgcttcctccaccaccctgagGACGAGCTGATGAGCAGTCAGGAAGCCAGCCTCCTACAAACCCTCTGCACCGGCTCGTACCTCAACGTgcagaaaaccaccttctggCTCCAGGAGCTGATGACAGCAGCCTGCGTTGCTGCGCCTCTGATGACCAGGGGCAAGGTAACGGTGCTGCCCTCCACACGCTTCTGCAAGCTCAAGCTAACCAACGCCTTTGAGAGACCCCTCTCCATTGAGCTGATCTTGGCGGTGCAGCAAGGCAACTCGGACACGCTCGTGAGCATGGAGTAG
- the LOC143162973 gene encoding inositol 1,4,5-trisphosphate receptor-interacting protein-like 1, translating into MALVILFALGALGIIQTPLEVGDELAAAVRQHVQQRVEQLTQELARMLEEMEQSPQELSGAVRGALLFAALQQQHFWAFAGGLVLLFWLCWWLWKRSREPGSSSKHGSSRSLEEEEEEEEEEEEEEEEEEKEEEEEKAEEEKAEEEKEEEEEEPLYTDRFLDEYTSWPLPNRQRTCAVVEKLVNDLLGVCRILSGNDFMPRLQPAVGVGGFLEGWNACGEDLVCRLLVPLKPPPGHSFHLELGTEGEMLVRSSRLRVELECTCTGERRLGGTLCFLHHPEDELMSSQEASLLQTLCTGSYLNVQKTTFWLQELMTAACVAAPLMTRGKVTVLPSTRFCKLKLTNAFERPLSIELILAVQQGNSDTLVSME; encoded by the coding sequence atggctctgGTGATACTGTTCGCCTTGGGTGCGCTGGGCATCATCCAGACGCCACTGGAGGTCGGAGATGAGCTGGCTGCGGCTGTGCGCCAGCACGTGCAGCAGCGTgtggagcagctgacccaggagttGGCTCGGATGCTtgaagagatggagcagagcccccaggagctgagcggggcggtcaggggagccctgctctttgctgccttgcagcagcagcacttctgggcttttgctggaggcttggtcctgctcttttggctctgctggtggctctggaagaggagccgtgagccaggaagcagcagcaagcatggcagctccagaagcctggaggaggaggaggaggaggaggaggaggaggaggaggaggaggaggaggaggagaaggaggaggaggaggagaaggcggaggaggagaaggcggaggaggagaaggaggaggaggaggaagagccattatATACGGACAGGTTTCTGGACGAGTACACATCGTGGCCACTGCCGAACAGGCAAAGAACATGtgcagtggtggaaaagctgGTGAACGACCTTCTCGGGGTCTGCCGAATCCTCTCCGGCAACGACTTCATGccgcggctgcagccagctgtcggggtgggcggcttcctagaaggctggaatgcctgtggagaagaccttgtctgtcgcctgcttgtgcccctgaagccaccccccgggcactcctTCCACCTCGAGCTGGGCACcgaaggggagatgctggtgaggaGCTCCCGCCTGcgtgtggagctggagtgcacgtgcacaggggagcggcggctggggggcacgctctgcttcctccaccaccctgagGACGAGCTGATGAGCAGTCAGGAAGCCAGCCTCCTACAAACCCTCTGCACCGGCTCGTACCTCAACGTgcagaaaaccaccttctggCTCCAGGAGCTGATGACAGCAGCCTGCGTTGCTGCGCCTCTGATGACCAGGGGCAAGGTAACGGTGCTGCCCTCCACACGCTTCTGCAAGCTCAAGCTAACCAACGCCTTCGAGAGACCCCTCTCCATTGAGCTGATCTTGGCGGTGCAGCAAGGCAACTCGGACACGCTCGTGAGCATGGAGTAG